A genome region from Brevibacillus laterosporus includes the following:
- a CDS encoding S-layer homology domain-containing protein: MRMRNVLLVGLLLCGQNTVFAEKKEEVKIPKKTEEYTLYDIDGNFLDLSFWYGRENIEITIQPPKDKPNKEEPEVITIPVKEGSGNSRGDNSSSEKTELLNEGGTKITFNPVTYKDTLGHWAGKDIEYMVSLGLLKGYPDGTFRPNNPISKAEFAALFERTIQYVKKEDMPLLDLTTFHDVNKNDWFYASVKKLEKRGNISIANYPIRKLQPSITIPRQEMGLWISKEVNPTPKGLSFTDSNQIKYKEEVRKVVAAQLLQGYPDGTFRPNGNTTRAEVASILVRWIKQNI, translated from the coding sequence ATGAGAATGAGGAATGTCTTGCTAGTTGGTCTCCTTCTTTGTGGACAAAATACAGTTTTTGCTGAAAAAAAAGAAGAGGTAAAAATACCTAAAAAGACAGAGGAATATACCCTCTACGATATTGATGGTAATTTCCTTGATCTATCATTTTGGTATGGTCGCGAAAATATTGAGATCACTATTCAACCACCAAAAGATAAACCAAATAAAGAAGAACCTGAAGTCATAACTATTCCAGTTAAAGAAGGTAGTGGGAATAGTAGAGGTGATAATTCATCCTCTGAAAAAACGGAACTTTTAAATGAAGGAGGCACTAAGATCACCTTTAATCCAGTTACCTATAAAGATACATTGGGTCATTGGGCAGGGAAAGATATTGAGTATATGGTAAGTCTAGGACTATTGAAAGGGTATCCAGATGGAACATTCCGACCGAATAACCCTATATCAAAAGCTGAATTTGCTGCTCTTTTCGAGAGAACTATACAGTACGTAAAAAAGGAAGATATGCCTTTACTCGACCTAACCACTTTTCATGATGTAAACAAAAATGATTGGTTTTATGCTTCTGTTAAGAAGCTTGAAAAAAGAGGTAACATTTCGATTGCAAACTATCCAATAAGAAAATTACAACCTTCAATCACCATTCCAAGGCAAGAAATGGGTCTATGGATTTCAAAAGAAGTCAATCCAACACCAAAGGGATTGAGTTTTACAGATAGTAATCAGATTAAATATAAAGAAGAAGTAAGAAAAGTAGTGGCAGCTCAGTTATTGCAGGGATATCCAGATGGAACATTCCGACCTAATGGAAATACTACCCGAGCTGAAGTTGCAAGTATTCTAGTCAGATGGATTAAACAAAATATTTAG